The proteins below come from a single Geobacillus thermoleovorans genomic window:
- a CDS encoding DUF2325 domain-containing protein: MASLLVVGADHLGHITDKLERSGFREIIHLNGRKVNMVRRDIPEHVDAILVMIDYVNHNLAKKVKEKAKSKDKPIYFAKRSWSSINAVLEQLEKHA; the protein is encoded by the coding sequence ATGGCATCACTGCTTGTTGTCGGAGCCGATCATTTAGGCCATATTACCGATAAATTGGAGCGTTCCGGATTCCGGGAAATCATTCATCTCAATGGACGAAAAGTGAATATGGTGAGACGTGACATTCCGGAGCATGTCGACGCCATATTGGTCATGATCGATTACGTAAACCATAATTTGGCGAAGAAAGTGAAAGAGAAGGCGAAAAGCAAAGACAAGCCTATTTATTTTGCGAAACGGTCATGGAGCTCGATAAACGCTGTATTGGAGCAGCTGGAAAAACATGCATGA
- a CDS encoding DUF1540 domain-containing protein — protein MAKDVLCEVHNCRYWAEGNRCSAEAIYVVSHAGKMASDSTETDCKTFVPAHKA, from the coding sequence ATGGCGAAAGATGTTCTTTGCGAAGTGCACAACTGCCGTTATTGGGCAGAAGGGAATCGCTGCAGCGCTGAAGCCATTTACGTGGTCAGCCATGCAGGAAAAATGGCGTCTGATTCAACGGAAACAGACTGCAAAACGTTTGTTCCGGCCCATAAAGCATGA
- a CDS encoding o-succinylbenzoate--CoA ligase, with translation MTTMPNWLKQRAFLTPERIAVSDGRRTKTFAELYEAAAVWARRLAQAGVKEGDIVALLMKNRIEMIEIIHALFFLGARVLLQNVRLTSYELGWQLDDSGARLAIADEELAGSLDGDGRVLTVGAVAALPEVDVSLKETCDLEEVATIMYTSGTTGTPKGVLQTYGNHWWSAVGSALNLGLHERDCWLAAVPLFHISGLSIAMRSVIYGMPMRLQTSFDPKEANAWIMRGDVTIMSVVAAMLQRMVAELGEARYPDTFRCMLLGGGPAPRPLLEACKEKGIPVYQTYGMTETASQIATLAPEYSLTKLGSAGKPLFPAELCILKDGKPAAPHEAGEIVVKGPNVTKGYWQRPEATAQAIRGGWFFTGDIGYLDEDGFLYVLDRRSDLIISGGENVYPAEVEAVLLSHPDVEEAGVTGVENETWGQVPYAFVRLKRGASPDEAALRAFCRERLAKYKVPARIYFVDELPRNAAQKLLRRELKRLIPKTEQTF, from the coding sequence ATGACAACGATGCCAAACTGGCTGAAGCAGCGGGCGTTTTTAACCCCGGAGCGAATCGCCGTGAGCGACGGGCGGCGGACAAAAACGTTTGCCGAATTGTATGAAGCGGCTGCCGTCTGGGCGCGGCGCCTCGCTCAAGCAGGCGTCAAGGAAGGAGATATTGTCGCCTTGCTGATGAAAAATCGCATCGAGATGATCGAGATCATCCATGCGTTGTTTTTTCTCGGCGCCCGCGTCCTGTTGCAAAACGTGCGCCTTACGTCCTATGAGCTTGGCTGGCAGCTTGATGACAGCGGCGCGCGGCTTGCCATCGCCGATGAGGAGCTAGCCGGGAGCCTTGACGGCGATGGACGCGTTCTGACTGTGGGCGCGGTTGCCGCGCTTCCGGAAGTGGACGTCTCCTTAAAAGAAACGTGCGATTTGGAGGAAGTCGCCACGATCATGTATACGTCCGGGACGACCGGCACTCCGAAAGGCGTCTTGCAAACGTACGGCAACCATTGGTGGAGCGCGGTCGGTTCGGCGCTCAATTTAGGCTTGCATGAGCGCGACTGCTGGCTGGCCGCCGTGCCGCTGTTTCATATCAGCGGCCTGTCGATCGCCATGCGCAGCGTCATTTATGGCATGCCGATGCGGCTGCAAACGTCATTCGACCCAAAGGAAGCAAACGCATGGATCATGCGCGGCGACGTGACGATCATGTCGGTCGTGGCTGCCATGCTTCAGCGGATGGTGGCCGAGCTCGGGGAAGCGCGCTACCCCGATACGTTCCGCTGCATGCTGCTGGGGGGCGGGCCGGCGCCGCGCCCGCTGCTTGAGGCATGCAAAGAAAAGGGCATCCCGGTGTACCAGACATACGGGATGACGGAAACGGCGTCGCAAATCGCAACACTCGCGCCGGAATACAGTTTGACGAAGCTCGGTTCGGCCGGCAAGCCGCTTTTTCCGGCGGAGCTTTGCATCCTAAAAGACGGAAAGCCGGCTGCGCCGCATGAAGCGGGGGAAATTGTCGTCAAAGGGCCGAATGTGACAAAAGGATATTGGCAACGCCCGGAAGCGACGGCGCAAGCGATCCGCGGCGGCTGGTTTTTTACCGGCGATATCGGCTATCTTGATGAAGACGGATTTTTGTACGTCCTTGACCGCCGTTCTGACTTGATCATTTCCGGCGGCGAAAACGTCTATCCCGCTGAGGTGGAGGCGGTGCTGCTGTCGCATCCCGATGTGGAAGAAGCCGGGGTGACGGGCGTCGAGAATGAAACGTGGGGGCAAGTGCCGTATGCGTTCGTCCGCCTGAAACGCGGAGCGTCGCCAGACGAAGCGGCCCTTCGCGCGTTTTGCCGCGAGCGGCTGGCGAAATATAAAGTGCCGGCCCGCATTTACTTCGTCGACGAACTGCCGCGCAACGCCGCGCAAAAACTGCTGCGACGCGAACTGAAAAGGCTCATTCCAAAAACGGAACAAACCTTTTGA
- the menB gene encoding 1,4-dihydroxy-2-naphthoyl-CoA synthase, whose protein sequence is MPFEWVKQYDYEDIIYETYNGIAKITINRPEVHNAFRPKTVNEMIDAFTKARDDSNIGVIILTGAGGKAFCSGGDQKVRGHGGYVGEDEIPRLNVLDLQRLIRVIPKPVIAMVAGYAIGGGHVLHVVCDLTIAADNAIFGQTGPKVGSFDGGYGAGYLARIVGHKKAREIWYLCRQYTAQEALEMGLVNKVVPLEQLEEETVKWAQEILEKSPTAIRFLKAAFNADSDGLAGIQQLAGDATLLFYTTEEAKEGMRAFKEKRKPDFSQFPRFP, encoded by the coding sequence ATGCCGTTTGAATGGGTGAAGCAGTACGACTATGAGGATATTATTTACGAAACGTACAACGGCATCGCCAAAATTACGATCAACCGTCCGGAAGTACATAACGCGTTTCGGCCGAAAACGGTGAACGAGATGATCGATGCGTTTACGAAAGCGCGCGATGATTCGAATATCGGCGTCATCATTTTGACCGGCGCCGGCGGCAAGGCGTTTTGCTCGGGCGGGGACCAAAAAGTGCGCGGCCATGGCGGCTATGTCGGCGAGGATGAAATTCCGCGCCTCAATGTGCTTGATTTGCAGCGGCTCATCCGCGTCATTCCGAAGCCGGTCATTGCGATGGTCGCCGGCTATGCCATCGGCGGTGGGCATGTGCTTCATGTCGTATGCGATTTGACGATCGCCGCGGACAACGCCATCTTCGGCCAAACCGGGCCGAAAGTGGGAAGCTTTGACGGCGGCTATGGCGCCGGTTATTTGGCCCGCATCGTCGGCCATAAAAAGGCGCGGGAAATTTGGTATTTATGCCGTCAGTACACGGCGCAAGAAGCGCTCGAAATGGGGCTGGTCAACAAAGTCGTGCCGCTTGAGCAGCTTGAAGAAGAAACGGTCAAATGGGCGCAAGAAATTTTGGAAAAAAGCCCGACGGCCATTCGCTTCTTAAAAGCGGCGTTCAACGCCGACTCCGACGGCTTGGCCGGCATCCAACAGCTCGCCGGCGACGCGACGCTTCTCTTCTACACGACCGAAGAGGCGAAGGAAGGAATGCGGGCGTTCAAAGAAAAACGGAAGCCGGACTTCAGCCAATTCCCGCGCTTCCCGTGA
- the menH gene encoding 2-succinyl-6-hydroxy-2,4-cyclohexadiene-1-carboxylate synthase has protein sequence MTMMVNGVCYHVEQYGEGEPLLLLHGFTGSADTWRPLAPFWPDFRVMAVDLLGHGRTEAPKDARRYRIEHAAADLAALLDEWGVEQVNVLGYSMGGRLALAFAVWHPRRVRRLVLESSSPGLETEEERRARREADEALARKIETEGVRAFVDDWEKIPLFATQQTLPDPVRAAIRRERLRHTATGLANSLRGMGTGVQPSFWERLGELAMPVLLVCGERDEKFCRIAAQMHERLPNSELICVKGAGHAIHVEQPGIFAKIVSEFMTKGEV, from the coding sequence ATGACCATGATGGTGAATGGGGTTTGTTACCATGTGGAACAATACGGAGAAGGAGAGCCGCTTCTGTTGCTTCACGGGTTTACGGGCAGCGCGGACACGTGGCGGCCGCTCGCCCCGTTTTGGCCGGACTTCCGTGTGATGGCCGTCGACTTGTTGGGCCATGGGCGGACCGAGGCGCCAAAGGACGCCCGACGGTATCGGATCGAACACGCGGCGGCTGACTTGGCGGCGCTCCTTGACGAATGGGGCGTCGAACAAGTGAACGTGCTCGGCTACTCGATGGGCGGCCGGCTCGCGTTGGCGTTCGCCGTTTGGCATCCGCGCCGCGTTCGCCGCTTAGTGCTGGAAAGCAGTTCGCCCGGCTTGGAGACAGAGGAGGAGCGGCGCGCGCGGCGGGAAGCGGATGAGGCGTTGGCGCGAAAGATCGAAACGGAAGGCGTCCGTGCTTTTGTCGATGATTGGGAAAAAATCCCGCTGTTTGCCACTCAGCAGACGCTCCCGGATCCGGTGCGAGCGGCGATTCGCCGCGAGCGGCTCCGCCATACGGCAACGGGGCTTGCCAACAGTTTGCGCGGGATGGGGACCGGCGTGCAGCCGTCGTTTTGGGAACGGCTTGGCGAACTTGCCATGCCTGTGCTCCTTGTTTGCGGGGAGCGCGATGAGAAGTTTTGCCGCATCGCCGCCCAAATGCACGAGCGGCTGCCCAACAGCGAACTTATCTGTGTAAAAGGAGCCGGACATGCAATTCACGTGGAACAGCCCGGCATTTTTGCTAAAATAGTAAGTGAATTCATGACAAAGGGGGAAGTGTAA
- the menD gene encoding 2-succinyl-5-enolpyruvyl-6-hydroxy-3-cyclohexene-1-carboxylic-acid synthase produces the protein MADALSVYAAALVDGLAQAGVTEAVISPGSRSTPLAMAMAAHPGLRLYMNIDERSAAFFALGLAKAKQRPVALVCTSGTAAANYGPAVVEAYYSRVPLVVLTADRPHELRDVGAPQAIDQLHLYGRYAKWFVDLALPEEADDMLRYARTMAARAVQTAAGAPCGPVHVNAPFREPLVPHIDEAVWERVRSVSRAPQVWHGRPALPQESVSALYEQLSAAERGLIVCGPLDRPGFAEAVTELARALDFPILADPLSQLRAGTHDKTYVLDSYDAILREETAASKLVPDVVLRFGAMPVSKPLFLWLKRHRAIRQIVVDDGGWRDPTLSADSFVQSDELILCRQLLEWAKPKENKSAWSAIWLEMNAIARAALERHLPKEEWFEGKVFTELADLLPAGAALFVGNSMPIRDADTFLFATDKPLRVLANRGANGIDGVVSSALGASVAANPLVLVIGDLSFYHDVNGLLAAKMHSLSATIVLLNNNGGGIFSFLPQARHKGAFETLFGTPTDLSFAHAVEMYGGRHTVPHNWAEFRRHVSESLSSGGLHVIEVRTSRAENVRMHRLLWNEVAREIAKCLE, from the coding sequence ATGGCTGATGCCTTGTCTGTTTATGCAGCGGCATTGGTGGACGGATTGGCGCAGGCCGGGGTGACGGAGGCGGTGATCAGCCCCGGTTCGCGCTCGACGCCGCTTGCGATGGCGATGGCGGCCCACCCTGGCCTTCGACTATATATGAATATCGATGAGCGGTCGGCCGCGTTTTTCGCCCTCGGCTTGGCGAAAGCGAAGCAGCGTCCGGTCGCGCTCGTATGCACGTCCGGAACGGCGGCGGCCAACTATGGGCCCGCGGTTGTCGAGGCATACTATTCGCGCGTGCCGCTCGTGGTGCTGACGGCCGACCGGCCGCATGAACTGCGCGATGTCGGGGCGCCGCAGGCGATTGATCAGCTGCACTTATACGGACGCTACGCCAAGTGGTTTGTGGACTTGGCGCTGCCGGAAGAGGCGGATGATATGCTGCGATACGCGCGGACGATGGCGGCAAGAGCCGTCCAAACGGCCGCCGGTGCACCGTGCGGGCCTGTGCATGTGAACGCGCCGTTTCGCGAGCCGCTTGTCCCGCATATCGATGAGGCGGTTTGGGAGCGGGTGCGGTCTGTTTCGAGAGCGCCGCAAGTGTGGCACGGCCGCCCAGCGCTGCCGCAAGAAAGCGTATCGGCGCTGTATGAGCAGCTGTCGGCGGCGGAACGCGGGTTGATCGTCTGCGGGCCGCTCGATCGCCCTGGGTTTGCCGAGGCGGTCACCGAGTTGGCGCGGGCGCTTGATTTTCCGATTTTGGCCGATCCGCTTTCCCAGTTGCGCGCCGGTACGCATGACAAAACGTACGTGCTGGACAGCTATGATGCCATATTGCGGGAGGAAACCGCCGCTTCCAAGCTTGTGCCGGATGTGGTGCTTCGGTTCGGCGCCATGCCGGTGTCGAAGCCGCTCTTTTTATGGCTCAAGCGCCATCGCGCGATTCGTCAAATTGTTGTCGACGACGGCGGCTGGCGCGATCCAACGTTGTCCGCGGACAGCTTCGTTCAGAGTGATGAACTGATTCTTTGCCGCCAGCTTCTTGAATGGGCGAAACCGAAAGAAAACAAAAGCGCGTGGTCGGCGATATGGCTAGAGATGAACGCGATCGCCCGCGCGGCGCTTGAGCGCCATCTGCCAAAAGAAGAATGGTTTGAAGGGAAAGTGTTCACGGAGCTTGCCGATTTGCTTCCAGCCGGGGCGGCGCTGTTTGTCGGCAACAGCATGCCGATTCGCGATGCGGATACGTTTCTCTTTGCGACGGACAAGCCGCTTCGCGTTTTGGCCAACCGCGGCGCCAACGGCATTGACGGAGTCGTCTCGAGCGCCTTGGGCGCAAGCGTTGCCGCGAACCCGCTTGTGCTGGTGATCGGCGACTTGTCGTTTTACCACGATGTAAATGGCTTGTTGGCGGCGAAGATGCATTCGTTGTCAGCTACCATTGTGTTGTTGAACAACAACGGCGGCGGCATTTTCTCGTTTTTGCCGCAGGCGCGCCATAAAGGGGCGTTTGAAACGCTGTTTGGCACGCCGACGGATTTGTCGTTTGCCCACGCCGTCGAGATGTACGGCGGCCGCCATACGGTGCCGCACAATTGGGCGGAGTTCCGCCGCCATGTATCGGAATCGCTGTCGTCAGGCGGGCTTCATGTCATTGAAGTGCGCACGTCGCGCGCGGAAAATGTCCGAATGCATCGATTATTGTGGAACGAGGTTGCTCGGGAAATCGCGAAATGTCTCGAATGA
- a CDS encoding isochorismate synthase has translation MAIGFRHHLQQQLHRLAVNAGRPFVSWAEPWEGVDPVSFFMQGPSCGFRERFFWADRTGGTILVGLGSVYAIETEKADSRFDDVEAGRRRWKKEMEPYGAADAPPLLFGGFSFDPYRPGTDMWRGFPAGKLVAPAALLAVRNGKTTLTVTVPTDKRGRDWERVGRLLERISDPMAAPKRLPRLVSDEEEEKERWLAAVREAIASIRAGALDKVVLARARRLAFAKTVDAAAVLQRLREQQPFAYIFAFEQDGRCFIGASPEQLVQKEGKMCRSVCLAGSVRRGADMEEDERLGAWLRADRKNNEEHQFVVQMIGRLFSSVCETVEMPPAPQLLKLPHIQHLCTPVVGRGSRERSVLRLVEMMHPTPALGGTPRDRALEVIRALEPLDRGWYAAPIGWVDGEGNGEWAVAIRSALLAGKEAMLFAGCGIVADSDPNSEYEETNVKMAPMLSALGVMNDG, from the coding sequence GTGGCGATTGGATTTCGACATCACCTGCAGCAACAATTGCATAGATTGGCGGTGAATGCAGGGCGGCCGTTTGTCAGCTGGGCGGAACCGTGGGAGGGCGTTGATCCGGTTTCTTTTTTTATGCAAGGGCCGTCATGCGGCTTCCGCGAACGGTTTTTTTGGGCGGATCGAACCGGAGGCACGATATTGGTCGGCCTCGGCTCCGTTTATGCGATCGAAACGGAGAAGGCCGACAGCCGGTTTGATGACGTGGAAGCGGGCCGGCGCCGATGGAAGAAGGAGATGGAGCCATACGGCGCGGCCGATGCGCCGCCGTTATTGTTTGGCGGATTTTCGTTTGACCCCTATCGGCCGGGCACCGACATGTGGCGCGGCTTTCCGGCCGGGAAGCTCGTGGCGCCGGCCGCGCTTCTTGCCGTAAGAAACGGCAAAACGACGTTGACCGTCACCGTCCCAACGGACAAAAGAGGACGGGACTGGGAGCGGGTCGGGCGCTTGCTTGAGCGGATCAGCGACCCCATGGCCGCTCCAAAGCGGCTTCCGCGCCTTGTGTCAGACGAAGAAGAAGAGAAAGAACGATGGTTGGCGGCTGTTCGCGAAGCGATCGCCTCGATTCGGGCGGGGGCGTTGGACAAGGTGGTGCTCGCCCGCGCTCGGCGCCTGGCGTTTGCCAAAACGGTGGATGCCGCGGCCGTACTCCAGCGGCTTCGCGAGCAGCAGCCGTTTGCTTACATTTTTGCGTTTGAACAGGACGGCCGCTGTTTTATCGGGGCTTCCCCTGAGCAGCTTGTCCAAAAAGAAGGGAAAATGTGCCGGTCGGTTTGCCTCGCCGGATCGGTGCGCCGCGGGGCCGATATGGAGGAAGACGAGCGGCTTGGCGCTTGGCTGCGGGCAGATCGAAAAAACAACGAAGAACATCAGTTTGTTGTGCAAATGATCGGCCGCTTGTTTTCTTCCGTCTGCGAGACGGTCGAGATGCCGCCCGCACCGCAGCTGCTCAAGCTGCCGCACATCCAGCATTTATGCACTCCGGTTGTCGGCCGTGGCTCCCGCGAGCGCTCGGTGCTCCGCTTAGTGGAAATGATGCATCCGACACCCGCGCTCGGCGGAACGCCGCGCGATCGAGCGCTGGAGGTGATCCGCGCCCTTGAGCCGCTTGACCGCGGATGGTATGCAGCGCCGATCGGCTGGGTGGATGGCGAAGGCAATGGGGAATGGGCGGTCGCCATTCGCTCCGCCTTGCTCGCCGGGAAGGAAGCCATGCTGTTTGCCGGCTGCGGCATTGTCGCCGATTCCGACCCAAACAGCGAATATGAAGAGACAAATGTGAAAATGGCCCCGATGTTATCGGCGTTGGGAGTGATGAACGATGGCTGA
- a CDS encoding 1,4-dihydroxy-2-naphthoate polyprenyltransferase: MQSFTHMDHRPPARRDWRVFWRLTRPHTLTAAFVPVCVGTVLALGETSIDWLLFAAMMIASLLIQAATNMFNEYYDYQRGLDSPESVGIGGAIVRDGLKPKTVLALAFGCLGLAMLIGIYICAESSWWLAVVGTICMAAGYFYTGGPVPIAYTPFGELAAGFFMGFVIILISFFIQTGYISGGAVLTAIPIAILVGAILLANNIRDLDGDREKGRKTLAILIGRDWAIRLLAAMFAVAFLWTAALAVFQIVPFWALLALLSIPKAIAATRGFIGKIKPIEMMPAMKATAQTNTQFGFLLAAGLLIAHWL; encoded by the coding sequence ATGCAATCATTCACACATATGGACCATCGCCCGCCGGCGCGCCGCGACTGGCGCGTCTTTTGGCGGCTGACGCGCCCGCATACGCTGACGGCGGCATTTGTGCCCGTATGCGTCGGCACGGTGCTGGCGCTTGGCGAAACATCGATCGATTGGCTGCTGTTTGCCGCGATGATGATCGCCTCTTTGTTGATTCAGGCGGCGACGAACATGTTCAACGAATACTACGATTATCAACGCGGCCTCGATTCACCGGAGTCGGTCGGCATCGGCGGCGCCATCGTCCGCGACGGCCTCAAGCCGAAAACGGTGCTGGCGTTGGCGTTTGGCTGTCTTGGGTTGGCTATGCTCATCGGCATCTACATTTGCGCCGAAAGCAGTTGGTGGCTCGCCGTTGTCGGAACGATTTGCATGGCGGCCGGTTATTTTTACACCGGAGGGCCGGTTCCGATCGCCTATACGCCGTTTGGCGAACTGGCGGCTGGGTTTTTTATGGGCTTTGTCATCATTTTGATTTCATTTTTCATCCAAACGGGCTATATCAGCGGCGGCGCCGTGCTCACCGCCATTCCGATCGCGATTTTGGTCGGCGCCATTTTGCTGGCGAACAATATTCGCGACTTGGACGGCGACCGTGAAAAAGGGCGAAAGACGCTCGCCATTTTGATTGGCCGCGATTGGGCCATCCGCCTGCTCGCTGCCATGTTCGCCGTTGCCTTTCTTTGGACGGCCGCGCTTGCGGTGTTTCAGATCGTGCCGTTTTGGGCGCTGCTCGCTTTATTGAGCATTCCAAAAGCAATCGCCGCGACGCGCGGATTTATCGGCAAAATCAAGCCGATCGAGATGATGCCGGCCATGAAGGCGACGGCGCAAACGAATACACAGTTCGGCTTTTTGCTCGCCGCTGGCTTGCTCATTGCCCATTGGCTGTAA
- a CDS encoding yteA family sporulation protein codes for MLTNEQLAALRSRLLDMKRETEDRLKQNDHFGMIRSHAHDAVGELASYDNHPADEATELYEREKDLALKEHAEREVREIERALGAIADGTYGTCRVCGRPIPYERLEALPTTLYCREHSPDQTVSQKRPLEEGVLMPPFGKFDFDDRAESVAYDAEDAWQEAARYGTSDTPSDLGKNVDSYSEVYAESEENVGYVEDLENFAAVDLHGRHVRVYPTREHELLENILDDEGIMSNIGDLPAYEKDPYTSTDSYRRYDERPSQQHFGETTP; via the coding sequence ATGCTGACGAACGAACAGCTTGCCGCCCTCCGCTCAAGACTGCTCGACATGAAACGGGAGACGGAAGACCGGCTGAAGCAAAACGACCATTTCGGCATGATCCGCAGCCACGCCCACGATGCGGTCGGTGAGCTGGCGAGCTACGACAACCATCCGGCCGATGAGGCGACAGAGCTGTATGAGCGGGAAAAAGATCTCGCCCTAAAGGAGCATGCCGAGCGCGAAGTTCGCGAGATTGAACGGGCGCTTGGCGCCATCGCCGACGGCACATACGGAACGTGCCGCGTATGCGGCCGGCCGATCCCATACGAACGGCTCGAGGCGCTGCCGACAACACTCTACTGCCGCGAGCACAGCCCGGATCAAACGGTGTCGCAAAAGCGGCCGCTTGAAGAGGGCGTGCTTATGCCGCCGTTTGGCAAATTCGATTTCGATGACCGCGCGGAATCGGTCGCTTACGACGCGGAAGATGCATGGCAGGAAGCAGCCCGCTACGGCACATCCGACACCCCTTCGGACCTTGGCAAAAACGTCGATTCCTACAGCGAAGTGTATGCCGAGTCGGAAGAGAACGTCGGCTATGTCGAAGACTTGGAAAATTTCGCGGCCGTCGATTTGCATGGCAGACACGTACGTGTGTACCCGACGCGGGAGCATGAGCTGCTGGAAAACATATTGGATGACGAAGGCATCATGTCGAACATCGGCGATTTGCCGGCGTATGAAAAAGACCCGTATACATCGACAGACAGCTACCGCCGGTACGATGAAAGACCGTCCCAGCAGCATTTTGGGGAAACAACTCCATGA